The Benincasa hispida cultivar B227 chromosome 11, ASM972705v1, whole genome shotgun sequence genome has a segment encoding these proteins:
- the LOC120089708 gene encoding uncharacterized protein LOC120089708 — MPQVDLETLVSACAGGGAHDRKIACEETLDDGDHRPEGENREVTEQPEIPPDFPPESFWLSKDAEYDWLDQNAFYERKDSTKGSSNSTNLNPSVNPASNSNSQRFSLNFKSKASILGLPKLHKTCFVDSKSRRNAKSGNTRLFPKQSGSSEKSDSALVEPSSPKVSCMGRVRSKRDRSRRWKNRRRSSEPAPPKEKPNRKDTHRGFLSTFRNLFRGWKKPPAVKPTAPVAGDSPAMKAPDNIALNIDALTAESRPRRSVEIEPPGLGGVKRFASGRRSGSWVVGDGE, encoded by the coding sequence ATGCCGCAAGTGGATCTGGAAACTCTGGTTTCTGCATGTGCCGGTGGCGGTGCTCACGACCGGAAAATCGCCTGCGAGGAAACTCTTGATGACGGAGATCACCGGCCGGAAGGTGAGAACAGAGAGGTGACAGAACAGCCGGAGATTCCGCCGGATTTTCCACCGGAATCGTTTTGGCTCTCGAAAGATGCGGAGTACGATTGGTTAGATCAGAACGCTTTTTACGAGAGGAAAGATTCGACGAAAGGAAGTTCGAATTCAACAAACTTGAATCCTAGTGTGAATCCGGCTTCTAATTCGAATTCTCAGCGATTTTCCTTGAACTTCAAATCGAAGGCCTCGATTCTCGGCCTTCCGAAGCTTCACAAGACTTGTTTTGTGGATTCAAAGAGTCGTCGAAATGCGAAATCTGGAAACACGAGGTTGTTCCCTAAACAATCGGGATCTTCCGAAAAATCGGACTCTGCGCTCGTCGAACCGTCTTCGCCGAAAGTTTCGTGTATGGGGAGAGTGAGATCGAAGCGAGATCGGAGTCGCCGGTGGAAGAATCGTCGACGTTCATCCGAACCGGCGCCACCGAAGGAAAAACCGAACCGGAAAGACACTCATCGCGGCTTCTTATCTACTTTCCGGAATCTTTTCAGAGGTTGGAAAAAACCGCCAGCGGTTAAACCAACCGCTCCAGTTGCCGGAGACTCGCCGGCAATGAAAGCACCTGATAATATTGCGCTCAACATCGACGCACTAACTGCGGAATCTCGTCCTAGAAGGAGTGTGGAGATCGAACCTCCCGGTTTGGGCGGCGTGAAGCGGTTCGCATCTGGGAGGCGATCCGGTTCATGGGTCGTCGGCGATGGAGAATAA